A window from Acropora palmata chromosome 14, jaAcrPala1.3, whole genome shotgun sequence encodes these proteins:
- the LOC141865573 gene encoding uncharacterized protein LOC141865573 has protein sequence MKKKWMDVKRFLIGSGFKDEEVKKYKTLRSWEHKQGVHSLRTQIVPCDTRLCAIRAALNPSFSTDQDETKLVYIILQRSSAKPVYTHCTCTVGLRKDCSHIGAVLFLLCDIIAEGHEELPVDPTCTDMKCKWTDPKGANCEPKMVEDLHIYKAKFGTKPSSKIVKPSASFANKVSKCDILQDKRLEKKLKLKNDILITNQRDSIPPIFHLIGMPSQNGQNAETQNNCEPTLDTPCEGEQLNDIDLPYCMEIELQETVSFTCQESDQNSSVSKSHRNREVGMS, from the exons GATGTGAAACGTTTTTTGATTGGCAGTGGTTTCAAGGACGAGGAAGtaaagaaatacaaaactCTTCGCTCATGGGAGCATAAGCAAGGAGTTCACTCTCTGAG GACTCAAATAGTACCATGTGACACCAGACTGTGTGCCATTCGAGCTGCTCTTAATCCATCATTTTCTACTGATCAAGACGAGACAAAGCTGGtttacattattttacaaAGGAGCTCAGCAAAACCTGTCTACACACACTGTACCTGTACAGTTGGTCTAAGAAAAGACTGTAGCCATATTGgtgctgttttgtttcttctctgTGACATAATTGCAGAGGGACATGAAGAGTTGCCTGTTGACCCAACATGCACAGATATGAAGTGCAAGTGGACTGACCCTAAAGGTGCAAACTGTGAGCCAAAGATGGTAGAAGATCTTCATATTTACAAGGCTAAATTTGGAACCAAACCCTCTTCCAAGATAGTCAAACCATCTGCAAGTTTTGCTAATAAAGTGTCCAAGTGTGATATTTTACAAGACAAAAGGTTGGAGAAGAAACTTAAGctaaaaaatgacattttgattaCAAATCAAAGAGACAGCATTCCCCCTATTTTTCATCTAATAGGTATGCCTAGTCAAAATGGTCAAAATGCTGAAACTCAAAATAATTGTGAGCCAACCTTGGACACTCCATGTGAAGGTGAACAATTAAATGACATAGATTTGCCTTATTGTATGGAAATTGAATTACAAGAAACTGTCAGCTTCACATGCCAGGAAAGTGACCAGAACTCTTCTGTCTCCAAATCACATCGTAACAGAGAAGTCGGGATGAGTTAA